Proteins encoded in a region of the Coffea eugenioides isolate CCC68of chromosome 4, Ceug_1.0, whole genome shotgun sequence genome:
- the LOC113768947 gene encoding pathogenesis-related protein 1A-like: MGSFKISIASCSFILLAIFWPSRAQNSQQDYLDVHNAARAQVGVGPIAWDDVVAAYAQNYANQRINDCNLVHSGGRYGENLAEGSGDLTGSDAVNLWVSEKQYYDYSSNTCAQGQQCGHYTQVVWSNSVRLGCARLQCTNNGWWFVICSYDPPGNYVGQRPYSAVMSPPV; encoded by the coding sequence ATGGGATCGTTCAAGATCTCCATAGCATCATGTAGCTTCATTCTCTTAGCAATCTTCTGGCCATCTCGAGCTCAAAACTCACAACAAGATTATCTCGACGTTCATAACGCGGCTCGTGCACAAGTTGGTGTTGGCCCGATAGCTTGGGACGACGTGGTGGCTGCCTATGCACAAAACTACGCCAATCAGAGGATAAACGACTGCAATTTGGTGCACTCTGGCGGCCGTTACGGTGAGAACTTAGCTGAAGGCAGCGGAGACTTAACGGGCAGCGATGCCGTCAATCTGTGGGTAAGTGAGAAGCAATACTACGATTACAGCTCCAACACATGCGCTCAAGGGCAGCAGTGCGGGCACTACACTCAGGTGGTTTGGAGCAACTCGGTCCGTCTGGGCTGTGCTAGGCTTCAATGCACAAATAACGGTTGGTGGTTCGTGATTTGCAGTTATGATCCCCCTGGCAACTATGTTGGTCAGCGTCCTTATTCTGCAGTTATGAGCCCCCCTGTCTAG
- the LOC113769566 gene encoding uncharacterized protein LOC113769566 → MKKADLSSFRPPSLAAAVPIFPRGRNIIKTTISRPKSSSIKNSIDNNERTTSLEEIRVCTNRTCRRQGSLDILQILSGIAPPSVSVNSCGCLGRCGAGPNVVVLPQGAFVGHCSTPAKAARLMVSLVCGFHRNDKDFERSSMECLEAFALRKRAEDEMEKGNLDGALLFLSQAIELKPFGGVHITYKTRSTARLAMGNVCEALDDAKEALTLAPNYPEGYICQGDALTAMDQIDAAEKSYAMALELEPSLRRSKSFKARIAALQEKLSPSNAA, encoded by the exons ATGAAGAAGGCTGATCTAAGTAGCTTCAGACCTCCATCTCTTGCAGCAGCAGTACCCATTTTTCCTAGAGGAAGAAACATCATCAAAACTACTATTTCAAGGCCAAAATCATCATCTATAAAGAACAGTATAGATAATAATGAAAGGACAACATCACTAGAAGAAATAAGAGTTTGCACTAACAGGACTTGCAGGAGACAAGGTTCATTAGATATTCTTCAAATTCTATCTGGGATTGCGCCTCCTTCTGTCTCCGTCAACTCCTGTGGCTGCCTCGGCCGCTGTGGTGCCGGTCCCAACGTCGTCGTTTTGCCTCAGGGAGCCTTTGTCGGCCACTGTTCGACCCCTGCTAAAGCAGCCCGTCTCATGGTTTCGTTGGTTTGCGGTTTTCATAGGAATGATAAGGACTTTGAGAGGAGTAGTATGGAGTGTCTGGAAGCATTTGCTTTGAGGAAGAGAGCTGAAGATGAGATGGAAAAGGGGAATCTTGATGGAGCCCTGCTTTTTCTTTCACAG GCTATAGAACTTAAGCCGTTTGGAGGTGTCCATATAACGTATAAAACCAG GTCCACAGCAAGGTTAGCCATGGGAAATGTCTGTGAAGCTCTTGATGATGCTAAAGAAGCTTTGACCCTTGCACCAAATTACCCTGAG GGTTATATCTGCCAAGGTGATGCTTTAACGGCCATGGACCAAATTGATGCTGCAGAAAAGTCCTATGCAATGGCTTTGGAGTTAGAACCTTCTCTTCGCCGTTCCAAGTCTTTCAAG GCTCGGATTGCAGCGCTTCAAGAGAAACTCTCTCCTTCAAATGCAGCTTAA
- the LOC113769560 gene encoding G-type lectin S-receptor-like serine/threonine-protein kinase At4g03230, translated as MFFSSKSRTLIPRLLLLRTAILFSVQTSQVHGSCTSGCDLAQGSYYPSSGENLTYIASLFNIPTASITDSNRANISIVPGRDQLFFGRINIPFTCDCINNNFLAHVFSYNVTSSTQTTFDTIAKGSYSNLTSAAWLKRFNSYPENGVSVPHIGVLNVPVNCSCGGEVSNGYRYFVTWPVQDGETLESVAAANNLTADLVKRYNPTANFTAGNLLYIPMGVPNDSPTPALGSSKRQKSTWKLKLSIGVVAPFLATLTLLSLYCILQRKKVTGIGAISKLKRVEWSADGDKEDDESIFFSFSSIESATDHFSEAKRLGQGGFGPVYKGNFNNGLEVAVKRLNKMTIYGTEQFKNEVTVISKLQHRNLVKLLGYCTHGEERILVYEYLPNKSLDSFLFDAAKQDVLDWKARLKIIEGVAQGLLYLHKYSRLKIIHRDLKPSNVLLDNDMNPKISDFGTARIFGDNELRANTSRIVGTYGYMSPEYAMDGIFSEKSDVFSFGVMILEIITGKKNTAFHDSDRHLNLIGHVWDLWIEGSLSDITDSSLNEAVPKPEALKCVQVGLLCVQEKAADRPTMSEVVSMLFNESMVLASPKRPAFSEIMSLKNANLPQNPVHCSMNKVTISEVEGR; from the exons ATGTTCTTCTCATCCAAATCAAGAACACTAATTCCGCGATTACTGCTTCTTAGGACCGCAATCCTATTCTCAGTCCAAACTTCACAAGTCCATGGAAGCTGCACCTCAGGCTGCGACTTAGCTCAAGGCTCCTACTACCCGTCGTCTGGCGAAAATTTAACTTACATTGCCAGTCTTTTCAACATCCCAACAGCAAGCATAACCGACAGCAACCGGGCCAATATCAGCATAGTTCCCGGCAGGGATCAACTCTTTTTCGGCAGAATTAACATACCCTTTACCTGTGACTGCATCAATAACAACTTTTTAGCCCATGTTTTCAGCTACAATGTCACGTCGTCAACCCAAACAACTTTTGATACAATCGCAAAAGGGTCCTATTCCAATTTGACCAGTGCCGCTTGGTTGAAGAGGTTCAATTCTTATCCCGAAAATGGTGTTTCCGTCCCGCATATTGGTGTCCTGAACGTGCCTGTGAATTGCTCCTGCGGCGGGGAGGTGTCGAATGGATACAGGTACTTTGTTACGTGGCCTGTCCAGGATGGGGAGACGCTGGAGTCCGTGGCTGCTGCGAATAATTTGACTGCTGATTTGGTGAAGAGATATAATCCAACGGCTAACTTCACCGCCGGGAATCTGTTATATATCCCCATGGGAG TTCCTAATGATTCGCCAACCCCTGCTCTTGGCTCTTCTAAAAGACAGAAATCAACGTGGAAGTTGAAATTGTCTATTGGTGTTGTAGCACCATTTCTGGCAACTCTTACACTGCTTTCTTTGTATTGCATCTTGCAAAGGAAAAAAGTTACTGGAATTGGAG CTATAAGCAAATTGAAAAGAGTCGAATGGTCAGCAGACGGTGACAAAGAGGATGATGAATcaatttttttcagtttttcaaGCATAGAGAGTGCCACTGACCATTTTTCTGAAGCCAAAAGACTTGGTCAAGGAGGATTTGGTCCTGTCTACAAG GGTAATTTTAATAACGGGCTAGAGGTTGCAGTGAAAAGACTGAACAAAATGACCATATATGGAACAGAACAATTCAAGAATGAAGTTACAGTCATCTCCAAGCTGCAACATCGAAACCTTGTTAAGTTGCTAGGTTACTGTACTCACGGAGAGGAGCGGATATTAGTATACGAGTACTTGCCAAATAAAAGTTTGGATTCGTTTCTTTTTG ATGCAGCAAAGCAAGATGTACTAGATTGGAAAGCTCGGTTGAAAATCATTGAAGGGGTAGCTCAAGGACTTCTATACCTTCATAAGTATTCTAGATTAAAAATCATCCACAGAGATCTAAAGCCAAGCAACGTTTTACTGGACAATGACatgaatcccaaaatttcagattttggaACTGCCagaatttttggagataatGAATTGCGTGCAAACACGAGTAGAATTGTTGGGACATA TGGTTATATGTCTCCTGAGTATGCCATGGATGGTATTTTTTCTGAGAAGTCCGATGTGTTTAGCTTTGGAGTCATGATTCTTGAGATCATAACTGGAAAGAAAAACACTGCTTTCCATGACTCTGACCGTCATCTGAACTTAATAGGACAT GTCTGGGATTTATGGATAGAAGGAAGTCTTTCAGATATTACAGATTCTAGTCTAAATGAAGCAGTTCCAAAACCTGAAGCACTAAAATGCGTTCAAGTTGGTTTGTTGTGTGTGCAAGAGAAGGCAGCAGACAGACCAACCATGTCAGAAGTTGTATCTATGCTCTTCAACGAATCCATGGTTCTTGCTTCTCCGAAGAGACCAGCTTTTTCGGAAATTATGAGTCTCAAGAATGCCAACTTACCTCAAAATCCAGTACATTGCTCCATGAATAAAGTCACCATTTCAGAAGTAGAGGGCAGATGA
- the LOC113769564 gene encoding kinase-interacting family protein-like, which translates to METTKMKLQKIGGCGGEGGGAILTPPSNHSRRGSSGRPSWLLFTIADFDERMKMLAVNVSEEDSADSFAKRAEEYYQKRPQLLALLQELYNGYVALADRYCQALAKNNHHRRRYSSPISPFNFNENDQFDEEDSGDVIDSDDAASSLSYQTPFPAAAALDPDMIVADLVMKSVDCDLILNELIVMERKSGESSRKIELQKSLLDVLESERLILLNENASLVYRVNALLEENKGLTSESLFMKRKAADLARCVLKMREDHRVCMLSRKIEDLQGQICGLEKKNKDYYDQLVKHEEEKKSKAITAKTNSKSPAEVTLEDCFHVNEDVSCFGSLANMKKGCLPTNGSINRGRRASRLWNRVKKIDFFLCVPHVNST; encoded by the exons ATGGAAACAACAAAGATGAAATTGCAGAAGATTGGTGGTTGTGGCGGTGAAGGTGGTGGAGCTATCCTTACACCACCCTCTAATCATTCACGCCGTGGAAGCTCCGGCAGGCCCTCTTGGCTTCTCTTCACCATCGCCG ATTTTGACGAGAGAATGAAGATGTTGGCAGTGAATGTTTCTGAAGAAGACAGTGCTGACAGTTTTGCAAAACGAGCTGAGGAGTATTATCAGAAGCGCCCTCAGCTGCTGGCCTTGCTTCAAGAACTGTACAATGGTTACGTCGCATTAGCAGACCGCTACTGCCAAGCCCTTGCCAAGAACAATCATCACAGGCGCCGATATTCGTCTCCCATTTCGCCCTTCAATTTCAATGAGAATGATCAGTTTGATGAGGAGGATTCAGGAGATGTTATTGACTCTGATGATGCCGCTAGTTCTCTGTCTTACCAGACTCCCTTTCCAGCAGCAGCAGCACTGGATCCCGATATGATCGTAGCAGACCTGGTCATGAAATCTGTCGACTGTGATCTCATCTTAAATGAGCTCATTGTCATGGAGAGGAAGTCGGGCGAGTCCTCGAGGAAAATAGAGTTGCAGAAGAGCTTGTTGGATGTGTTGGAGTCGGAGAGGCTGATACTACTGAATGAGAATGCCAGTTTAGTTTACAGAGTGAATGCATTGCTGGAAGAGAATAAAGGGTTGACTTCAGAATCTTTGTTTATGAAAAGAAAGGCTGCTGATCTTGCAAGGTGTGTGCTAAAGATGAGGGAAGATCACAGGGTGTGCATGCTGAGTCGAAAAATCGAGGATCTTCAAGGGCAGATATGTGGTTTAGAGAAGAAAAACAAGGATTATTATGATCAGCTTGTCAAACatgaagaagagaagaaaagtaAGGCCATCACGGCGAAGACTAACAGTAAGAGTCCAGCTGAGGTGACTCTGGAAGACTGCTTTCATGTGAATGAAGATGTTTCTTGCTTTGGTAGTCTGGCCAATATGAAGAAAGGTTGTCTGCCTACTAATGGGAGCATCAATCGAGGGAGGAGGGCTTCAAGGCTATGGAACAGGGTCAAGAAGATTGATTTCTTTCTCTGTGTACCCCATGTCAACTCTACATAA
- the LOC113769570 gene encoding G-type lectin S-receptor-like serine/threonine-protein kinase At1g11410, protein MGPERPDLDDKGDDESLFFSFTSIEIATDHFSEENKLGQGGFGPVYKGKLVNGLEIAVKRLNRMSGHGIEQFKNEVKVISKLQHRNLVRLLGSCIEKEERLLVYEYLPNNSLDSVLFGMSKRNILDWKRRLKIIEGVAQGLLYLHKYSRLKIIHRDLKTSNVLLDADLNPKISDFGTARIFGENEMRGSTMKVVGTYGYMSPEYAMDGVYSEKSDVFSFGVMILEIITGKKNTSFYDSDRHLNLIGHVWDLWTEGRISEITDSCLDETVSTSEALKYAQVGLLCVQENAADRPTMSDVVSMLLKESMALATPKRPAFAEIMTLNNTKLPQNPESCSVNEVTISDEQGR, encoded by the exons ATGGGTCCAGAAAGGCCAGATCTTGATGACAAAGGGGATGATGAATCACTGTTCTTCAGTTTTACAAGCATAGAAATTGCCACAGATCATTTTTCTGAGGAAAACAAACTTGGTCAAGGAGGATTTGGTCCTGTCTACAAG GGCAAACTGGTTAACGGGTTAGAGATTGCAGTTAAAAGATTGAATAGAATGTCAGGCCATGGAATTGAACAATTCAAGAATGAAGTCAAAGTGATCTCAAAGCTGCAACATCGAAACCTTGTTAGACTTTTGGGCTCCTGCATTGAGAAAGAAGAGCGTTTATTGGTATACGAGTACTTGCCGAATAACAGTCTAGATTCAGTACTTTTTGGTATGT CAAAGCGGAATATATTGGATTGGAAAAGAAGGTTGAAAATCATTGAAGGGGTCGCTCAGGGGCTTTTGTACCTCCACAAGTATTCTAGATTAAAAATCATCCATAGAGATCTGAAAACGAGCAATGTTTTATTGGATGCCGACctgaatcccaaaatttcagattttggaACCGCCAGAATTTTTGGAGAGAATGAGATGCGCGGAAGTACAATGAAAGTTGTTGGGACATA TGGTTATATGTCTCCTGAATATGCCATGGACGGGGTTTACTCCGAGAAGTCCGATGTATTTAGCTTTGGAGTCATGATTCTTGAGATCATAACTGGAAAGAAGAACACTTCGTTCTACGATTCGGATCGTCACCTAAACTTAATAGGACAT GTCTGGGATCTATGGACAGAAGGAAGAATTTCAGAAATCACAGATTCTTGTTTGGATGAAACGGTCTCAACAAGTGAAGCACTAAAATATGCTCAGGTTGGTTTATTGTGTgtgcaagaaaatgcagcagATAGACCAACAATGTCGGACGTGGTATCCATGCTCCTCAAGGAATCAATGGCTCTTGCCACTCCTAAGCGACCAGCTTTTGCTGAAATTATGACTCTTAACAATACCAAGTTACCTCAAAATCCAGAATCTTGTTCTGTGAACGAGGTCACAATTTCAGATGAGCAGGGTAGATGA